DNA sequence from the Lycium barbarum isolate Lr01 chromosome 5, ASM1917538v2, whole genome shotgun sequence genome:
tagagtatttttttatcccacctagagggtggaataactaatcctgggataacttatcccagaaTTTACAAAACAACTTACAATTTTAGAATTCTTaatcaaacttgaaatatttaaattctcaattaattttaaatgcatatgttccttagattttaattttATCGATATGGTACAATTAGTTATGGATTTATTGATAATTTATTAGTcctttcaatttttaattaatgagaaatgaaaatcaattgagattttaaaattaacgagtatatattgttttcgtttataacatagAAAGTACTAAAATAAATTGTTTGcatacttttgtttataacagctaaatgagattTAAACATCAAATAcctttatatatacataacaacacctcactatagcagTCATGAAATTTTCACACAAACGCTGCCATTATAGAAATGTTTGACTGTATTTTTTTCTAGACAAATCGGCCAAAACCCAATATTTAAAGTAGCACATTTGGATGTTTGGGGCACTCAGAAAATATGGAATCCCATAGTGTGGAGAGAATTGAGAGTCAAAATCAGATCCCACAAACGCTGGAGCTAGTAAAGGAGGAACCTCTTTCTTTGGAACATGCTTCAATGGCATTAATGCATTATCAGGTAAATATctcattatttgtttttttcaaGACACATCCAATAATTCATAATCACTTAAATTTTTTGTCTTGCATATTTGAAATTTGGTTTACTATCAATATTTTCTTTTGGCTTCACTTTTGTTCAAAACATGTCAATAACATGTGTACCTTCTCTGCCTCTAATTTAGTTATATACACTTATGGTGCAAATACTATTTGCATTATCAGTGTAGTTTAATGCATTATAGCAAGTTACTTACTATTTTTATCAGGTTTATGTTATTAGTATAGTTTAATATAGTATAACAAGTTAATTACTTACTATTTATATCAGCTAGTTACATACTTATTATATAGATTTATTTGTAATTACCTTATAAGTGACGTAACTGTGAAAATATTTcccccttttttctttctttcatataGGTATTGGAATTATATCAGTACCCTATGCACTTTCACAAGGAGGATGGTTATGTTTAATGATTCTTTTCATGATAGCAATTATATGTTGCTATACAGGTTTCCTTTTACAAAAATGTATGAATGCCTCACCATCAATCAAGACATATCCTGACATTGGTGAATTTGGTTTTGGGTACAAAGAGAGAGTCATAATATCAATTTTCTTGTACCTTGAGCTATACTTAgttggagtccggaaccaaaatgccccaaaaaaaatcatgtggaaccaaaataccccaacaaaaacaaagtgacaaaagtacctttagcgcagtaatttactgtgctaaagcagttcacggagacggagccgttaactgctttagcgcagtattttactgcgttatagaagcagttaattttttttttctataacgcagtaaaatactgcgttatagaaacagtacaaaaaataaataaattggccaactttattttttgcacacttagtgtttttttccatactttgaccaatgattagtcgtgtgtcaagactccgaaacgacaatattttatatagaacctgatatttttttctacgtACAATAATGTAAGCTCAATACATCAATGATACGTAAaggttcggatcgtcattttaggggttgaaaaggtgcccgaagtaagttttgtttgtaaactttaggtttaagtgttctatatacatagatgtccaatttttgtttgaagacttgttgtcgttagcttaaagttttttatttttagggtttaaatttaagtatgttattttttaaagcgtacctttatttcgaatatacgcgGTTTTTtgtgctcggacgtccgatttgcgcgattttttttttttgcaacatattcgaaagaaAGTTACACATTAAAAAATAATACACTTAAGGAaccacttagtgtttttttccataaaaagatcacgacatcttattttaataaatcttttctttgcagcacttagtgtttttttcatactttaaccaacgattagtcgtgtgtcaagactccaaaacgtcaatattttatatagaacctgatatttttttctgcgtactataatgtaggctcaatacatcaaggatacgtaaacgttcggatcgtcgttttaggggttgaaaaggtacccaaagtaagttttgtttaaggtttaagtgttttattttttaaggttttgatttaagcgagttattttttaatcacgacataactttattttgaatataaatataattctaaaaaatatagggagaaaaactagttgtaaagtggtcaaactttagatggtcataactttgtgctcggacgtccgttttacgctttctttttttaacttgcgtattttttcgagatctatgcggacaaactgctgcaaggcggtttggccgagccgattttaaaaaaaaacaccttttatcccattcaatttcaattttcccccaaattggcctgaaattttcagttttatttatttataagatgatgatacgcaataaatttcaacgtaaaaattccgggataatgtagctgtgaatgtcaatttcacttctgcggttttaatttttgaaaataaagctgactaattttctcgacatataaagttgactaaaataaccttacagtcaaacactaagttttttcaaacaaaacttacttcgggcacctttttaaCCCctaaatgacgatccgaacgtatacgtatccttgatgtattgagcctacattattgtacgcagaaaaaaatatcaggttctatataaaatattgacgtttcggagccttgacacacgactaatcgttggtcaaagtatgaaaaaacacactaagtgttgcaaaaaaaaagtttgccaatttttttttttagtgctcgctattttactgcggtatacaaacaaaaaaaaaaatcttttactgcgctaaagcagttaaaaaccttttggcaacggctttattttcaataaatctaaaccctaaaaataaaaaaccttaagctaatgacaacaagccttcaaacaaaaatgaacgtctatgtatatagaacacttaaacctaaagtttacaaataaaacttacttcgagcaccttttcaacccctaaaatgacgatccgaacgtttacgtatccttgatgtattgagcctacattattgtacgcagaaaaaagaatatcaggttctatataaaatattgacgtttcggagtcttgacacacgactaatcattggtcaaagtatggaaaaaaacacgaagtgttgcaaaaaataaagttggccatttttttttttttttgggtactgtttctataacgcagtattttactgcgttatagatttttttttaactgcttctataacgcagtaaaatactgcgctaaagcagttaacggctccgtctccgtgaactgctttagtgcagtaaattactgcgctaaagctaCTTTTGTGacattttttttgttggagtattttggttcaaaatggtttttttgggggcattttggttccggactctactTAGTTGCAGTTGAACTCCTCATATTAGAAGGTGACAATTTGCAAAAATTATTCCCAAATGCAAATATTCATGTTGGAGGCTTGAAAATTGTAGGAAGAGAAGTTTTTGTTATTTTAGTTGCTCTTATAATATTGCCAACAACATGGTTGAGGAACTTAGGTTTATTGGCTTATGTTTCTGTTGGAGGAGTTTTGGCCTCTATTATTTTGGTTTGTGCAGTTTTTTGGGTTGGTGCAGTTGATGGTTTTGGTTTTGAAGAGAAAGGTGATATTTGGAGATGGAGTGGATTGATAGGTGCAGTAAGTATGTTCACATTTTGTTATTGTGGTCATGCTGTTTTCCCAACAATATGCAATTCCATGAAGGATAGGAGCCAATTTCctaaggtaatttttttttttaacatgtgCTCCATCCGTTTTCTTTTtggataatttcaataatatgCAATCCGGCATAAAATATTACATTCATATAGCCATATTTTTAATTTGCATCCCCATAGCCATTATTTTTTTGCAACAGTGTTTATAAAtacgatatacaacattatacacttaccgtagacaatgtataaaccttgtataaGATTGTATAAAACGGCCCTTTCGAGTCATATTAGCAATATGAGCCACTTCggataaatattttctccaaatagacaTAGAGTTTATTTTCCCTTCTTTTCTTATACTCCTAGtagtttaatttttttccccgataatataaaaatatttataaaattaagTCATTTACGAAAGAAAGAATTGATAACTCTATTTAATTAATACTCCTTCCATTTCAAACTAAATGAATATTTAGAGTGTGACACACTCTTTAAGAAAGTTAATTAAAGACATTAGTTCAAGGATAATTTGTCAATATTATTCTTGTGCTTCTTTCCAAACTTTCTTTAAAACAAGAAATAGGCAGTATTTAAATTTTTGGAAGATTAATTAAAGAGAAGGGTAATTTTGAAAAgaaataattaatatatttttgGATTTTGAAAAATTCATTCATTTTGGACCATAAAAAAAGTGTCAGaaatttatttatattgaaaatttgaaatggagggagtatgcTTTTATTTTTTGGGGGGCTTCTCATTCGGTGATCGGTACTCATATTGAGACATGACTAAATATGAATTTGTGTCAAAAAGTACCTAAATATGCTTTCATTGGCAAtttataataaatgataaatattctGCGATAACATGCCATATTATACTAAATAGTTGTAAATAAATTTTCCATTGTACGCAGTATATAACTTAACTCATTCTTCTTTTTCTAACAGGTTCTGCTCTTGTGCTTTATAGTAAGCACCTTCACATATGGATCGATGGCAACTATGGGGTACTTAATGTACGGGCAAAATTTGATGTCACAAATAACCTTAAATCTCCCTACTGGAAAAATTAGCTCGAAAATCGCGATATACACGACATTGATCAATCCATTAACCAAGTATGCTCTCGTCGTCTCTCCAATTGTGACTGCCATTGAAGATACATTACCTTTTCGAAAGAGTAGATTTATCGTGAGCGACTTCATCAGAACATTTTTGGTTATCAGCACAATCATTGCGGCGTTAGCCGTTCCGTTTTTCGGATATGTCATGACATTTATAGGCGCATTTTTGGGCGTTAGTGTGTCTATATTATTGCCATGCCTATGCTACCTCAGGATCAAGAAGCCTTCATCAAGGAATTTTGATATAGAAATTATGTTTATTGGGGTGATATTAATTTTTGGTTCTTCTGTTGCCATATCTGGAACTTACATTTCTTTGAAAAGCATCATAAGTCATGTTTAGGGGTGGCAGATGAGCCGTTTGAGCTGAATTTGGACGGATCaaaatgaattgaatgaataaATAGGTCATTGGCCAGCAACCATGCTCAAAAATTTATTTGGGCTAAAATAGGGTTGTTTTAGATGGGCCAAATAATGACTTGTCGCTCAACCCGTCCAACTTGATCCTTTTTTTCCCTTCTAGAAATATCAATAGACATTACAAACCAAATATTCCCAAACAATTCATATATAGTGTGCACAAATTCAAGTTCCTAAGTTCTGAAATCACGCATTTCAATCTTTTCAAAATTAAATTTTACTAAGTTGCATGACTAAATCTTGACTTGATTTTTATAGTTGAAGTCATTTGTAAGATATGTTGAAAAAAATGATTAATTCTGCTTCATAAGTCCTTCTTTTGAATTTACTTTAGAATTTAGTAATTTTTATTTTAGACCTAATACTATTGGAAACAAAAATATTGATACTAACAAAAATTTCTTACTTGTAGCAAGTCCTTAgttttaatatttaaattttgttAGATGTAAACAACTCTTTAGTTATCTGTTTTCGATGTCCACGGTgaacaaaaatttgaaataataataatttttagtTATATCCATATAGagtatacggaaaagggccaaaaatgtCCTGGACTATCTCAAAAGATCTAAATATATCTTTCATCAACCTATTTTGCTAAAAGTACCCCTCCGCTCATATTTTGACTCATTTTTGCCTTAAAAAGTAATAGacctcttttttattttatttttaatagtttttttttaaaaaaaaattatttaaatttttccTCCCTTTCTTTTTAAATTGACATTTAAGGCTTCGGTTTGTCTTATGCTCaggtataatttattttttaaattattatttattatgTGTCATATTCCTATTGGACGAAATTTAAACTCAACATATATAACTTTTTCATAAGacatataaattattttatttgttcaaaataaattattatttggtcacaaaaaaaataataaaatataaaattattattttatttgttcaCCCAACTTTGCCATAAAAcatactctctctgtcccaattaTGTGATACATTTCGGATTTCGAGAGCCCCTTGATCATCCCTAGCTTCCTCTTTTTTAACTCTAAATGAAGAGAACTGCCATCTATCAATGTTTAGGTGCCCCTTGATCTGTCTAGGCATGGAATTTGGGTTAGTATAAGCTCTAACTATGTCAACACCATGGCTCATGGAAGCAAGTTTATCAGCCACTTTGTTGGCTTCTCTAAAACAATGCCTAATAATTACATTAGACAATTTACTAATTTCAACTGTTTCCTTAATCCTCCAAGTTTGGACCAATTGCCAGAAATGCAGTTCCGAAGGAAAAGAGAATCAGTTTCATAATTATGAGATTATTCCCATTGTCAATGCACCACTTGACGCCAAAGAGAAATGCAATTGCCTCAACATTGTTACTGGTACCAGATCCTAGAGGTAGGATAAAAGCCATGATGCAGTTACCTAAGGAATCTCTGATCAAACCACCTTCTCCACTTGAGTTGCCAACACAGGATCCCTCAGAGTTCATCTTGACAAACAAGATTGGAGGTTTATGGGTGTTCATCTTAACAAACAAGTCCTGACACTATTTCATAAGTTGCCAAAGTTTTGAGGATAATTTGTAAGTGTCCTTTCTTCCACTACTGAAGATGATAGTGTCATTTGCAAGAGAAAGATGATTAACTTGAGGGCCCGAATCATTCATGGAAAACTTTTGAAAGCAAGTACTCTAGTGCATTTAACATTTTAGGAAGTAACTCAGCAGAAAGAACAAAAAGACTAGGAGAAAGAGGATCCCCCTTTCTGAGTCATCTAAAGAAACCATGTCTGCTGCCATTTACTAGCACAGTGTACCAATTATTAGAGATGTATCTATTGATCAAATCAATCCAAGAATTAGCAAAGCCAAattttcttaatatgaaaccaaaaAACTCTATTATAAGCTTTAGATATATCTAATTTAAGCACTACATTACCACCATAGTTAGGTCTATTAATTAATATCATTCACAATTTCCTGCGCTAGAATTGTAGGAAAAACAAGGAAATATATGGAGAAATTTTCTGCATATCATTTTGTGTTCACTATaccaatatatatacaaaacaaaagaagataaGGTTGTACTATTCTAATCCAGCTGTCCTATACAATTTACTGGCATATAACTAACTTTTATTCCTTGTACAAGAAATAGGAATCTGCTAGAATGTATATACGTGTATGAATCTAAAACTGAGGAAATATCTACATTTGTTTATGTGGGCTGAACAAGAGTAATTGGGCCTTTTTCTCTATATCTTTGTCTGTACAGAACCAAAGGCCCAATAGTGGTAAAATTAACTCAGTGAGAGAATGGAACAGATGTTGACTTCGATATGCACAAGGATGATGAACTTCTTGTCTTCTTCAATAGATATGAACACAGACCATGTCCAacacccccctcaagttggaagGGTGTGGAGAAACCCCCAACTTGCCAAGTAATCGATGATGAGGGAGAGCAGGCAGCggtttagtgaaaatatcggccAATTGGGAGATTGAAGGAACAAAATGTAAGGAGATAAGTCCGGCAAGAAATTATTGTcgaacaaagtgacaatcgaGCTCCACATGTTTGGTACGTTCGTGGAAGACAGGATTCCGGGCTATATGAATCGCCGCTTGAGAGTCAGGGTGAAGAGGTACCGGTAGTGAAGGAGAAATAGTAAGATCTGTTAATAATCGAACAAGCCAAGTGATCTCAGCAACTACCCGGCGCATCGATCGGTACTCGGCTTCAGCAGATGAGAGGGAAATCAAAGGTTGCTTCTTTGATTTCCATGAAATTGGAGTACCCCCAAAACTGATGAAATATCCACTGATTGAACGACGTGTCTCCGGGCATGAACCCCAATCAGAATCGCAATAAGCTTGCAAGTCAAAAGAAGAAGCATACCAGAACAACAAACCAAGACCAGGGTTTCCAATTAAATACCGAAGACAATGCATAGCAGCCTGGAGATGAGGCATTCGTGGTGACTGTATATATTGACTGAGGTGTTGAATCACAAAGGATAAATCGGGGCGTGTATGagttaaaaaatttaactttCCAA
Encoded proteins:
- the LOC132639309 gene encoding amino acid transporter AVT1I-like, coding for MESHSVERIESQNQIPQTLELVKEEPLSLEHASMALMHYQVLELYQYPMHFHKEDGFLLQKCMNASPSIKTYPDIVAVELLILEGDNLQKLFPNANIHVGGLKIVGREVFVILVALIILPTTWLRNLGLLAYVSVGGVLASIILVCAVFWVGAVDGFGFEEKGDIWRWSGLIGAVSMFTFCYCGHAVFPTICNSMKDRSQFPKVLLLCFIVSTFTYGSMATMGYLMYGQNLMSQITLNLPTGKISSKIAIYTTLINPLTKYALVVSPIVTAIEDTLPFRKSRFIVSDFIRTFLVISTIIAALAVPFFGYVMTFIGAFLGVSVSILLPCLCYLRIKKPSSRNFDIEIMFIGVILIFGSSVAISGTYISLKSIISHV